One segment of Trichlorobacter ammonificans DNA contains the following:
- a CDS encoding helix-turn-helix domain-containing protein: MFYMDRATDISDPHIVIKFEEMCDQFHFFELDKELATELNLNVKSPHRHSYHEIIWVRQGSAEHLLDGDIIEHPAQTLLVIPQGRVHRLFPAPDCLGCTIRFKEEFLPNESHLLFSPFAGHTALHLNTEQSSGIESYFSLISSECKSADPYHLQALRHLLAAFIVKLEELRLLHSDIVPHDFTRTLGIWNSLNLLIEKKFKSEHTVSFYATQLGLSPRKIGDVVKLYTGKCLSDVIDERLIAEAKRLLLYSNFTIKEIAFELGFEEHSYFTKVFKKLTGKTPSAFKSISTSA; encoded by the coding sequence ATGTTTTACATGGACCGTGCAACCGATATATCTGACCCGCACATCGTAATTAAGTTTGAGGAAATGTGCGACCAGTTTCATTTTTTTGAATTGGACAAGGAGTTGGCAACAGAATTAAACCTCAATGTCAAATCACCCCACCGGCATTCATATCATGAGATTATCTGGGTGCGGCAAGGGTCCGCTGAACATCTGCTTGACGGGGATATCATCGAACATCCTGCCCAGACGCTGCTTGTCATTCCCCAAGGCCGCGTCCACCGACTTTTTCCGGCTCCCGATTGCCTCGGATGTACCATCAGATTCAAGGAAGAGTTTCTGCCTAACGAATCACATCTACTGTTCTCCCCCTTTGCCGGACATACGGCCTTACATTTAAACACCGAACAGTCGTCCGGCATAGAAAGCTACTTTTCTTTAATATCTTCAGAATGTAAATCTGCCGACCCGTATCATCTACAAGCTCTCCGGCACTTGCTTGCTGCTTTCATCGTCAAACTTGAAGAACTGCGGCTGCTGCACTCCGATATAGTGCCCCACGATTTCACCCGCACCCTCGGTATCTGGAACAGTCTCAATCTGCTCATCGAGAAAAAGTTTAAGTCCGAACATACCGTTAGCTTCTATGCAACTCAGTTAGGGCTTTCGCCCCGTAAAATAGGAGATGTCGTCAAGCTTTACACCGGGAAATGCCTTTCCGATGTTATTGACGAGCGCCTGATCGCTGAAGCCAAAAGACTCCTCCTTTATTCAAACTTCACGATCAAGGAAATCGCCTTTGAGCTCGGGTTTGAAGAACACTCCTACTTCACAAAAGTGTTTAAGAAACTTACCGGTAAAACCCCTTCCGCCTTCAAATCAATTTCCACATCTGCATAA
- the cobC gene encoding alpha-ribazole phosphatase — protein MTPSTRIYLIRHGQVEGHEERRYNGQTDVALTDLGVEQYHQLKDRLSDSRISACYSSDLTRCRTGAEIICGQFAIQPVFRPELRELNIGIWEGLTWQEIQSRWPEEWQARLNDLVNYRVTQGENLLDVDARVMPVVREVVERHRGQEILLVGHGGVNRVILLHAIGAPLVNMFNIEQNYGCLNIIDYYPDGRATVKLLNG, from the coding sequence ATGACCCCGTCCACCCGCATCTACCTGATCCGCCACGGCCAGGTGGAAGGACATGAAGAGCGCCGCTACAACGGCCAGACCGACGTTGCCCTCACCGACCTGGGGGTTGAGCAGTACCATCAATTGAAAGACCGCCTGAGCGACAGCCGTATCTCCGCCTGCTACTCCAGCGACCTGACCCGCTGCCGCACCGGCGCGGAGATCATCTGCGGGCAGTTCGCCATTCAGCCGGTGTTCCGCCCCGAACTGCGGGAGCTGAACATCGGCATCTGGGAGGGGCTGACCTGGCAGGAGATTCAGAGCCGCTGGCCCGAGGAATGGCAGGCCCGCCTGAACGATCTGGTGAACTACCGGGTGACCCAGGGGGAAAACCTGCTGGATGTGGATGCGCGGGTGATGCCGGTGGTGCGGGAGGTGGTGGAGCGCCACCGGGGGCAGGAGATCCTGCTGGTGGGGCATGGCGGGGTGAACCGGGTGATCCTACTCCATGCCATCGGCGCACCGCTGGTGAACATGTTCAACATCGAGCAGAACTACGGCTGCCTGAACATCATCGACTACTACCCGGATGGGCGGGCCACGGTGAAACTGCTGAACGGCTGA